One window of Dendropsophus ebraccatus isolate aDenEbr1 chromosome 13, aDenEbr1.pat, whole genome shotgun sequence genomic DNA carries:
- the LOC138771126 gene encoding cholesterol 24-hydroxylase-like isoform X1: MELLGFTSWILLLFLTLVLICFLVYCGYIHYQHVKYDHIPGPPRDSFFFGHSKSIMKIMKTQLLYDLFLDWVQTYGPVVRINILHDVAILTVNPETVKEFLMSPKYKKDWFYNRLFSLFGVRFMGRGLVTDRDHDHWHKQRRIMDPAFSRTYLIGVMGPFNETAEKLMERLAEKADGSCHVGMHAMMSRVTLDVISKVAFGMEMNSLEDDRTPFPRAISLVMTAMVEMRNPFIRYSWEKQAFIRDVQESARLLRKTGRECIERRRKAIQDGEEIPMDILTQILKGADLEGDCDMEDLLDNFVTFFIAGQETTANQLSFTVMELARNPEILEKVQAEVDEVIGAKRDIDYDDLGKLQYLSQVLKEALRLYPTAPGTTRAIEEEIVVEGVRIPPKVSLMFNSYVMGRMEKFYPDPHVFNPDRFHPDAPKPYYSYFPFSLGPRSCIGQVFAQMEAKVVMAKLLQRYQFELVEGQSFRIMDTGSLRPMDGVVCRLRPRTNSGNTKKFN; this comes from the exons ATGGAGCTGCTGGGCTTCACATCCTGGATTCTTCTGCTGTTCCTGACTctggttttgatctgttttctcGTGTACTGTGGATATATCCATTATCAACATGTGAAGTATGATCACATCCCTGGACCCCCCAGAGACAG cTTTTTCTTTGGACATTCAAAATCGATAATGAAGATAATGAAAACCCAACTTCTATATGACTTGTTTTTGGATTG gGTTCAAACTTATGGCCCGGTTGTACGAATCAATATTCTACACGATGTGGCAATTTTGACAGTGAATCCAGAAACTGTAAAG GAATTTCTTATGTCTCCAAAATACAAGAAGGATTGGTTCTACAATCGCCTATTCAGCCTCTTTGGAGTGCG ATTCATGGGAAGAGGCTTAGTGACAGATCGGGACCATGATCACTGGCACAAGCAAAGGAGGATCATGGACCCGGCATTCAGTAGAAC ATACTTGATAGGAGTAATGGGACCGTTCAATGAGACAGCCGAGAAGCTGATGGAGAGACTGGCAGAGAAAGCTGATGGGAGCTGCCATGTTGGAATGCACGCTATGATGAGTAGAGTTACCCTGGATGTTATTTCAAAG GTTGCCTTTGGAATGGAGATGAACTCCTTGGAAGATGATCGGACACCCTTTCCTCGGGCCATATCATTGGTGATGACGGCTATGGTGGAGATGAGAAACCCCTTTATAAGG TACTCATGGGAGAAGCAGGCCTTCATAAGAGATGTCCAGGAAAGCGCCAGGTTGCTGCGAAAGACAGGGAGAGAATGCATTGAGAGGCGAAGAAAGGCAATTCAGGACGGAGAGGAGATTCCCATGGATATACTGACACAGATCCTGAAAGGAGCAG ATCTGGAAGGTGACTGTGATATGGAGGATCTACTGGATAACTTTGTCACATTTTTTATAGCAG GACAAGAAACAACGGCCAATCAGTTATCATTTACCGTAATGGAACTGGCACGGAATCCGGAGATACTAGAAAA ggtccAGGCTGAAGTGGATGAAGTTATTGGTGCCAAAAGAGACATTGACTATGATGATCTTGGGAAGCTACAATATCTGTCTCAG GTACTAAAAGAGGCTCTACGGTTATACCCTACAGCTCCAGGTACAACAAGGGCAATAGAAGAAGAAATTGTTGTAGAAGGAGTGAGGATTCCACCCAAAGTCTCATTGATG TTTAACTCGTACGTCATGGGAAGGATGGAGAAGTTTTATCCAGATCCTCACGTCTTCAATCCAGACCGATTCCACCCAGATGCTCCCAA GCCATACTACTCGTACTTTCCATTTTCTTTGGGGCCGCGTTCTTGCATTGGTCAGGTCTTTGCACAG ATGGAGGCGAAGGTGGTCATGGCCAAACTTCTGCAGAGATATCAGTTTGAGCTGGTGGAAGGACAGAGCTTCAGGATTATGGACACGGGGTCCCTGCGGCCCATGGACGGGGTGGTCTGCAGGCTGAGACCCAGAACCAACTCAGGAAATACCAAGAAATTTAACTAG
- the LOC138771126 gene encoding cholesterol 24-hydroxylase-like isoform X2 yields MELLGFTSWILLLFLTLVLICFLVYCGYIHYQHVKYDHIPGPPRDSFFFGHSKSIMKIMKTQLLYDLFLDWVQTYGPVVRINILHDVAILTVNPETVKEFLMSPKYKKDWFYNRLFSLFGVRFMGRGLVTDRDHDHWHKQRRIMDPAFSRTYLIGVMGPFNETAEKLMERLAEKADGSCHVGMHAMMSRVTLDVISKVAFGMEMNSLEDDRTPFPRAISLVMTAMVEMRNPFIRYSWEKQAFIRDVQESARLLRKTGRECIERRRKAIQDGEEIPMDILTQILKGADLEGDCDMEDLLDNFVTFFIAGQETTANQLSFTVMELARNPEILEKVQAEVDEVIGAKRDIDYDDLGKLQYLSQVLKEALRLYPTAPGTTRAIEEEIVVEGVRIPPKVSLMFNSYVMGRMEKFYPDPHVFNPDRFHPDAPK; encoded by the exons ATGGAGCTGCTGGGCTTCACATCCTGGATTCTTCTGCTGTTCCTGACTctggttttgatctgttttctcGTGTACTGTGGATATATCCATTATCAACATGTGAAGTATGATCACATCCCTGGACCCCCCAGAGACAG cTTTTTCTTTGGACATTCAAAATCGATAATGAAGATAATGAAAACCCAACTTCTATATGACTTGTTTTTGGATTG gGTTCAAACTTATGGCCCGGTTGTACGAATCAATATTCTACACGATGTGGCAATTTTGACAGTGAATCCAGAAACTGTAAAG GAATTTCTTATGTCTCCAAAATACAAGAAGGATTGGTTCTACAATCGCCTATTCAGCCTCTTTGGAGTGCG ATTCATGGGAAGAGGCTTAGTGACAGATCGGGACCATGATCACTGGCACAAGCAAAGGAGGATCATGGACCCGGCATTCAGTAGAAC ATACTTGATAGGAGTAATGGGACCGTTCAATGAGACAGCCGAGAAGCTGATGGAGAGACTGGCAGAGAAAGCTGATGGGAGCTGCCATGTTGGAATGCACGCTATGATGAGTAGAGTTACCCTGGATGTTATTTCAAAG GTTGCCTTTGGAATGGAGATGAACTCCTTGGAAGATGATCGGACACCCTTTCCTCGGGCCATATCATTGGTGATGACGGCTATGGTGGAGATGAGAAACCCCTTTATAAGG TACTCATGGGAGAAGCAGGCCTTCATAAGAGATGTCCAGGAAAGCGCCAGGTTGCTGCGAAAGACAGGGAGAGAATGCATTGAGAGGCGAAGAAAGGCAATTCAGGACGGAGAGGAGATTCCCATGGATATACTGACACAGATCCTGAAAGGAGCAG ATCTGGAAGGTGACTGTGATATGGAGGATCTACTGGATAACTTTGTCACATTTTTTATAGCAG GACAAGAAACAACGGCCAATCAGTTATCATTTACCGTAATGGAACTGGCACGGAATCCGGAGATACTAGAAAA ggtccAGGCTGAAGTGGATGAAGTTATTGGTGCCAAAAGAGACATTGACTATGATGATCTTGGGAAGCTACAATATCTGTCTCAG GTACTAAAAGAGGCTCTACGGTTATACCCTACAGCTCCAGGTACAACAAGGGCAATAGAAGAAGAAATTGTTGTAGAAGGAGTGAGGATTCCACCCAAAGTCTCATTGATG TTTAACTCGTACGTCATGGGAAGGATGGAGAAGTTTTATCCAGATCCTCACGTCTTCAATCCAGACCGATTCCACCCAGATGCTCCCAAGTAA